A part of Anaerolineae bacterium genomic DNA contains:
- a CDS encoding CcmD family protein: protein MGYLFAAYAVVWLILFILVLSIERRQAQLEKELKAFKETRRKEE from the coding sequence ATGGGTTACCTCTTCGCTGCCTATGCTGTGGTGTGGTTGATCCTTTTCATTCTGGTTTTGAGCATTGAACGGAGGCAGGCACAGCTGGAGAAAGAACTCAAAGCCTTTAAAGAGACCAGAAGGAAAGAGGAATGA
- the ccsA gene encoding cytochrome c biogenesis protein CcsA: MGLRWKGILILITAIGVIGGLYMALIFAPTEATMGHVQRIFYFHVPSAWVGFFAFFVTFLGGILYLWKRDLKWDRLALSSAEIGIAFMSIAIITGSIWARPVWNTWWTWDPRLTLSAVVWVIYVAYIMLRAMVEDPHRRARLASVFGIAGFASVPLDFFAIRWWRTIHPVIFSSEGFALTPKMLWTLLFCLAAFTLLYFVILFQRLALESLRAEVEKIRGGE, from the coding sequence ATGGGGCTGCGCTGGAAGGGTATCCTTATCCTGATAACAGCCATTGGGGTAATCGGAGGATTGTATATGGCTCTTATCTTCGCCCCAACTGAAGCCACCATGGGCCACGTTCAGCGTATCTTCTACTTCCATGTCCCCTCAGCATGGGTCGGCTTTTTCGCCTTCTTTGTTACGTTTCTTGGAGGAATCCTTTACCTGTGGAAAAGGGACCTCAAATGGGACCGCCTGGCCCTATCGTCGGCTGAAATTGGCATCGCCTTTATGAGCATAGCCATCATCACCGGTTCCATTTGGGCCAGGCCAGTATGGAACACATGGTGGACCTGGGACCCGAGGCTTACCCTTTCGGCTGTAGTTTGGGTAATTTACGTGGCCTATATAATGCTGAGGGCAATGGTGGAAGATCCTCACCGCAGAGCCAGGCTGGCATCAGTTTTTGGAATCGCTGGCTTTGCTTCTGTACCCCTGGACTTTTTTGCCATTCGCTGGTGGAGGACCATTCACCCCGTTATTTTCTCCAGCGAAGGCTTTGCTCTTACCCCCAAAATGCTATGGACCCTGCTTTTCTGTCTGGCAGCCTTCACCCTCCTTTATTTTGTCATCCTCTTCCAGCGTTTGGCTCTCGAAAGCCTCAGGGCCGAAGTAGAGAAGATACGGGGAGGAGAGTGA